DNA sequence from the Planctomicrobium piriforme genome:
GACCAGCGAGGTGGTGTTGATCGGATCGACGTAGTAGTTCTGCACGTTCGTCAGCACGTCGTCGTAGAGCGCCATCGCGGCGTCCTTCGACATCGGCTTCAGGGTGCGAAGGAACGTGTCGTCCGAATAGCGACGGGCGATCGAGAACTGAAACTGCGACCGACGCAGCCCGCGGCTGAGAGAGTCGGTTTCCGGGAACTGCTTGAGTGCCCGTTTGTAGAAGTCGACAGCTTCTTTCCAGCTGCGTTCTTCTTCGAGCTGGGAGCCGCTGCTGACGGCCGCCTGCACGTCGGCAAGCTCTTCGGCGCAGATGACGCTGGCGCTCAGCGAGAGCCAGAGACCCAGGCCGACGCCGAGTTTGAACACGTTACTGAATCGGTCCGTGACGGTCGTCAAATCCATTCCGCTCCCCTTTTGGGCTGGCAGCTTTTGGACGTGTCTTGCCGACCCTCCCTAGCAGTCAGAAACCCCGGTCCAGGAGGTTCCCTTCAACGGCTCTCCTCTGCTTGCCGTCCTTCGAACTTAGTCCACGATGCCACGGGGAGCAAAAGGATACAAGACCCTAACTTGATGAAAAAAACACGCAACGAACGATTTCGAAAAGATCAAACCACATAAAGCGATTGACTGGCACTTTGCCGGACTGAACGTTCCGGTAATGCAGGCAGGCTGTGCAGGGCAGATTCCGCGCCAACTGCTACGACCGCACCAATCCGGCGCTGAATGGACCGCCCAGCCGGCGCGGTGTGCGTTTTCGACACAACCGGAGCGTCCGGAATGTTTCCAGATCTCGACAGCCTGTTGCGGCCAGAGCAAACGAACTGAACGGACCGGGGGTTCTCCCCTCCGCAAACGGCGCACACCCGCACGGCGAGCGACTCAATTGCCGCTTCTTCAAATGAGCCAGATGGTTACAGAGAGCTCAAGGAGCATTCGAGCGAGCTCAAACGGTGGCACCTAGGGAAGAGGGGACAGGGAATATGGGGAAAATGAGTTTGCAGTTTTCCCTTGTCCCTATCCCCTGTCCCCTCTGCCCAATCACATCTCCGTTCCACCTCGAATTGGAGAACTACGTCCCGATGGATGACGATTCTGCGACTGAGCGATGGGCCAGTCGATCCGCGGCAGGGCCGCTGAAACGCCAGAACAGGCCGGGGTGCACCAGGTATTCGCAGATCGTCGACGTGATCAGACCGCCGAGAATCACTGTTGCCACCGGATAGAGAATTTCCTTACCTGGCTGCTGACCGCCAATGACGAGCGGAACCAGGCCGATGCCGGCCGTCAGGGCGGTCATCAGGACCGGGGCCAGACGTTCCAGACTTCCCCGCAATACCATGTTATACGAGAACGCTTCCCCTTCTTCCCGCATCAGATGCAGGTAGTGAGCGACCAGCAGAATCCCATTTCGGGCGGCAATCCCCCCCAGCGAAATAAATCCGACCAGACTGGCGACGGTGAGAGTTTGGCCGGTGAGCCAGAGAGCGAGGACGCCGCCGACAAACGCGATCGGCAACGCCAGCATGATCTGCAGCACGATCCGCACCGAAGGAAACAGGGTGTAGAGGACCAGAAAGACGCCGGACAACGAAACCAGACTCAGGACAGAAATGAGTTGGGTCGCTTCCTGTTGTGCCTGAAACTGTCCGCCATATTCGATGAAGTACCCTTCCGGCAGCGTCACCTTCTTGTCGACTGCCTTGCGGATATCGGCGACCACGCTGCCGAGATCGCGGTCGGTCGGGTTGCAGCGGATGGTGATGCGGCGGCGGACGTTTTCGCGGTTGATGGTATTTGGGCCGCCGGCCTCGTAGACCCTCGCCACTGCGGAAAGGGGAATGCGCTCGCCGTTGGGAAGATCGAGAGAAAGGCGATGCAAATTGGCGTAGTCGGTGCGGTGCTGATCGTCGAGTCGAACGACCAGATCGAACGTCCGCTGCCCTTCGAGCAGAGTCGAAATCACGCGGCCGTTGAGGGCGGTTTCGATGAACTCATTCACATAGCCAGGTGTGACGCCGTATTGAGCGAGCTGTTCCCGATTCAGTTCGATGCGGATCTGGGGAATGAGCTGCTGCGGTTCAACGACTGGAGGAGCGAGACCAGGAATCCCGGTGATGGCGGCTTTCACTTCCTGGGCCTTCTCACGCAGGACATCGAGATCGTCGCCGTAGATCTTGATGGCGATCTGGGCTGTCACTCCAGAGAGCATATGGCTGATAAGATGCGCCAGCGGTTGTTCGGCTTCGTATTCGATGCCGGGGATCTCTTCGAGTTCCGCACGGAGCGTGGCGAGGGCGTCCTGACGTTTGACGCCGCTCTCGGGATTGAACGTCAACACATACTCGGTGACGTTGACCCCTTCGGCATGTTCGTCGAGTTCCGCACGTCCGCTGCGGCGGACAAAGCTCTTCACGAGGCCGTTGGGATGCTTGTCATCCTGCATGTGTTTACGGAACGCTGTGTCGACCATGCGGCTGACGCGATTCGATTGTTCGAGCGAACTGCCAGGCGGAAGCACGACGTTCACCTGCGCGGCCCCTTCATCGAATGGAGGGAGGAAGTCGCTGCCGAGTCGGGTGACAAGGAATCCGCTGCCAATGATCGCCAGGAGAACACCGGTTAACAGCACGGCGTTGCCGGTGGCACTGCAACTCAGGCGAATCACAGGAGTGACAAGTCGCTTCAGACCGGCGAGGAGCCAACTGTCGTGTTCGGCGCCGGCCAGTGATTTCGGAGTGAGCAGCAGGCTCGCCAGGACCGGCGTCACGGTCAGCGACACCAGCAGCGAGGCGAGAATCGACACGATGTAGGCGATGCCCAGCGGTGTGAACAAACGGCCTTCAATCCCCTGCAGCGCGAACAGCGGGACAAACACCAGAATCACCAGCATCGTGCCGAAGACGATGGAACTGCGAATCTCCAGGCTCGCTTCATAAATCACGGTGAGCGCAGGTCGCGGAGACGAAAGATGCACATTCTGCTTGAGCCGGCGAAAGACGTTTTCGATATCGACGATGGCGTCGTCAACCAGTTCACCCATCGCGACCGCCAAACCGCCGAGAGTCATGACGTTGATCGACATGCCGGTGAGGTAGAAGAACAACCCGGTCAGCACGAGCGAGAGCGGAATCGCCGTCAGCGTGATGACCGTCGTGCGGAAGTTCATTAGGAAGAGAAACAGAATAATCGTGACGAGGATCGCCCCGTCACGAAGAGCCTCGACCACGTTGTGAATGCCGATGTCGATGAAAGTCCGCTGTTGATACAGATTGGCATCGAGAACCAGATCGGGATTCGTCTTCGCCAGCGATGCCTGAATCTCCCTGACCGCCTTCTCCACATCCTCAGTAAGGCGTCGCGTGTCGGCCTCAGGCTGTTTCGCCACGGTCAGCACAACCGCTGGTTCGCCGTTGACGGAGGAGTCTCCCCGTTTGATCTGCGGGCCTTCGACGACGGCGGCAATATCGCGAATGAGCACCGGACGGGCACCCGACTTGACGACGGTCATGCCGACATCGGCGGCGGATTGAGCGCGACCGATCCCGCGCACCAGGAACTCCATCGACGCCCGTTCGAGGTATCCGCCGGTCGCGTTCTGATTGCTCTCGCCGAGCGCCTGTTCCACTTCCTGCAATGTGACTCCGTAGGCGATCAACAGGTCGGGGTCGACCTGAACCTGAAACTGTTTGCGACCGCCCCCCATGACGATCACCTGAGCGACGCCGGGGATCGTGAGGAGCCGCTGCCGCACGATCCAGTCGGCGGCAGTCCGGACATCCATCGGCTTGGTGGAACCATCCTTGCTCCACATGCCGATCATCATGATCTGGCCCATGATGGAGCT
Encoded proteins:
- a CDS encoding efflux RND transporter permease subunit, which produces MNRLIRFSLEHRLLIVALAIVTLLGGGYLSLSLPVDIFPSLTRPRVTIMTEAPGLSPEEVETLVTFPLETTLNGATGVEAVRSASGIGLSVIYVEFGWNTNVYTARQIVNERLAVVANQLPANAKPQLTPISSIMGQIMMIGMWSKDGSTKPMDVRTAADWIVRQRLLTIPGVAQVIVMGGGRKQFQVQVDPDLLIAYGVTLQEVEQALGESNQNATGGYLERASMEFLVRGIGRAQSAADVGMTVVKSGARPVLIRDIAAVVEGPQIKRGDSSVNGEPAVVLTVAKQPEADTRRLTEDVEKAVREIQASLAKTNPDLVLDANLYQQRTFIDIGIHNVVEALRDGAILVTIILFLFLMNFRTTVITLTAIPLSLVLTGLFFYLTGMSINVMTLGGLAVAMGELVDDAIVDIENVFRRLKQNVHLSSPRPALTVIYEASLEIRSSIVFGTMLVILVFVPLFALQGIEGRLFTPLGIAYIVSILASLLVSLTVTPVLASLLLTPKSLAGAEHDSWLLAGLKRLVTPVIRLSCSATGNAVLLTGVLLAIIGSGFLVTRLGSDFLPPFDEGAAQVNVVLPPGSSLEQSNRVSRMVDTAFRKHMQDDKHPNGLVKSFVRRSGRAELDEHAEGVNVTEYVLTFNPESGVKRQDALATLRAELEEIPGIEYEAEQPLAHLISHMLSGVTAQIAIKIYGDDLDVLREKAQEVKAAITGIPGLAPPVVEPQQLIPQIRIELNREQLAQYGVTPGYVNEFIETALNGRVISTLLEGQRTFDLVVRLDDQHRTDYANLHRLSLDLPNGERIPLSAVARVYEAGGPNTINRENVRRRITIRCNPTDRDLGSVVADIRKAVDKKVTLPEGYFIEYGGQFQAQQEATQLISVLSLVSLSGVFLVLYTLFPSVRIVLQIMLALPIAFVGGVLALWLTGQTLTVASLVGFISLGGIAARNGILLVAHYLHLMREEGEAFSYNMVLRGSLERLAPVLMTALTAGIGLVPLVIGGQQPGKEILYPVATVILGGLITSTICEYLVHPGLFWRFSGPAADRLAHRSVAESSSIGT